The genomic stretch CATAGCGGCACTCGTCGCTGCGGGCGCCGTCGGTTGGGCCATTCCCGGGCTGGGTGTCATCGGTGCCCTCGTGGCCTTCGTCCTGGCCATGGTGAACATCTTCAAGAAGAAGCCTTCACCGGTTCTGATCCTGGCGTATTCCGCTTTTGAGGGTCTGGCACTGGGCGGCGTCTCGGCCATCTTTGAGGCACGGTGCGAAGGGATCGTCATCCAGGCGGTCCTGGCCACAGTGTCCGTTTTCGCCGCAACCCTGGCGGTCTTCAAGTTCGGCAACGTCCGGGCCACGCCGAAAATGATGAAGATGCTGCTGGTGGCCATGTTCGGTTACCTGATCTACAGCCTCATCAACATTGGGCTGGTTGCTTTCGGGGTGGTCACCACGCCGTTCGGATTGAACGGCATGAACATCCCGGGAACATCGATACCCATCGGCGTTGCCGTCGGCATCATCGTGGTCATCATGGCGGCCTTCAACTTCATCGTGGACTTCACCGTCATCGAGGAAGACGTGAAGGCCGGTGCCCCGCAGATTGAATCATGGCGCAACGCTTTCGGGCTGATGCTGACCATCGTCTGGCTCTACCTTGAGCTGCTGCGGCTGATCGCCCTGCTCAGGGGCGACGACTAACAGCACCACAGAACGGCCCGTCTGCACTCCGCAGGCGGGCCGTTTGCCTTGCGTCAGGACCTGGGCGGAGCTGTCGAGGGTTCTCTAAAAGGCCGCACACATAGGAGGCAGCGAAACCGATCCAGAAGGAGCCTGACATGAACACCTACCGCCGCCCGCCAGCCAAGCCCTGCAACCCCTACCCGGCCGGCAAGGCAACGCCGCTGGCACTGACGGTCAACGACCTCTCGGTGCTCGTCATCGCCCGCCGTCTCCACGACGAAAAGTGCTCCGAGCGGGACGTCTGCGGCCGCCGGGACGGTCACGCCCTGGACAGCTTTGAAGCGGCAATTCGCAAGACCCTCGGCGCTCTCGTCGAAGCCCACGTCGCGCAGGAGATCTAGGCCATGACACTGCACCTCGTGCCCGACGCAACCCCCGCCGCACCCGAAGAGCTGCCCCTCTGTAAGGGCTGCAAGGCCCCTATCCGCCCCCACGGGACCACCGAGTCCGAGCACCCCGGATCCGTCCCGAGTTGGGGCGACAACCAATGCCGGGTCTGCGACTACCTGGCCTGCGGCAGGGACCCGGAAGACCGCTTTATCTCGATCGAACGCGTCGGATACCTGACAAGCGTCCGAGCCGACATCGAATCTGACCGTCAGCGACGCGGCATCCCCGCCCGCGGCAGCCTTGCCGGACGTATCCCCCTCACCGAATTCCTCGACCAGATCAGTTAAGAAAGAGCACTACCGTGAGTACCGCCCCAGAAACCCCGAAAGCACTTTGCCCGTGCGAACAATGCAAAAGGCCCATGCGGCCGCGCGGCGTCCTGCTCAAGGAGATGCCAGGAACCATGGCGTGGGGACACTCCGGCAAGTGCAAGTCCTGCATCCAGCCGAACAAGGCCACCGACCGCAAAAAGACAGCGAAGCCGGTCGAAGTCCCTGCCGCCGCCCCGCAGGAAGGAGAGGAAGAAGAGGATCGCCCTGACTTCTACCTGGCGGACGCCATCTCCGGTCTGAACGCCTTCCTGGCAGCACGACGGCGGCGTCTCGGTACCAGGCCCGCCCTGCCGGTCGCCTCCCTGTCCCCGGCAGGGAGCCGCCGCCGCCCCGCACAGGCGCGGCCAGCCGCACCACGACCCCAGAAGAAAGCAGCATGAGCAACCACCACGCCAATGCCAGACGGACTGCCACCACGCGCTCGGATGGCGCCACCTGCATCCCGATCGGAGACAAACGATGAGCTCCTACCATCTGGGCCGTTCCTGGCCCGGGCATGGCACCCCCGTGGAGGACAACTGTCCGTGCCCCAAGATGCCGTGCGGGCTCGTAGAGGACACGAACTTGCATCCGGACTGCGACCAGCACCCGTTCCAGCACGCCAAGACAATGCGCAGCATGCACCCAGCAGACCAGTGCCCGGAAATATCCGACAGCGGCTGGGCTGACCTGCAGCTGCGGAAACTGGACCCCGTCATCGCCTACATGGAGGCAACCGATGAGGACGCCTGGCGCGTGGACACCGTCCGCTCCGCCGACGGCACGACCAACTGCTTCTTCGGGCACCTCTTCAACATGGGAGGCAACGACGCCCGCGGCAACGAACTGTGGAACGGGTTCGAGAACCTGTGGGCTTCGACCTACATGATCTATCCGATCAACGACGGAACCGACTCCCGCTACCCGCAGCCGACCCCGAAACAGCGCATCCTGGCGTACCTCCGGGACCTGAACACCGGAGCGGCCAAGGCCGT from Pseudarthrobacter chlorophenolicus A6 encodes the following:
- a CDS encoding Bax inhibitor-1/YccA family protein, whose translation is MSNPVFNKKRNSTRPGAFGTAEVAPAGAMTYDDVIMKTLFCIAALVAAGAVGWAIPGLGVIGALVAFVLAMVNIFKKKPSPVLILAYSAFEGLALGGVSAIFEARCEGIVIQAVLATVSVFAATLAVFKFGNVRATPKMMKMLLVAMFGYLIYSLINIGLVAFGVVTTPFGLNGMNIPGTSIPIGVAVGIIVVIMAAFNFIVDFTVIEEDVKAGAPQIESWRNAFGLMLTIVWLYLELLRLIALLRGDD